From the genome of Vicia villosa cultivar HV-30 ecotype Madison, WI linkage group LG2, Vvil1.0, whole genome shotgun sequence, one region includes:
- the LOC131652949 gene encoding cystinosin homolog yields MVPWNSFALEIIYQVFGWLAFLSWSLAGYPQLISNFRRKSVVGLSLDFTILNFTKFWSYLIYNASLFFSPVIQKQYFEKYGYGQMIPVAANDVAFSTHAVIINLIVLFQFAIYGKGNLKLSKYTIAIFVGVWFIAAVCFFIALPTKSWLWLISIFNSIQVFMTLIKYFPQALMNFMRKSTDGFSIGSILLDFSGGVLNYSQMVVQSIGQDSWMNFYGNIGKVMISLVSIVYDTILMCQHYVLYPHKKVLTTSENSEEIKKPLISSSPIDEQINDSV; encoded by the exons ATGGTTCCATGgaattcatttgcattagaaataATCTATCAAGTATTTGGTTGGTTAGCATTTCTTTCATGGTCTCTTGCTGGTTACCCTCAACTCATTTCCAATTTTCGTAGAAAAAG TGTGGTTGGTTTAAGCTTAGATTTTACAATCTTGAACTTCACAAAGTTCTGGTCATATCTCATTTACAATGCTTCCCTCTTCTTTAGCCCTGTCATTCAGAAACAATATTTTGAGAAATATGGCTATGGACAg ATGATTCCTGTAGCTGCTAATGATGTTGCTTTCTCTACTCATGCAGTTATAATCAATTTGATTGTATTGTTTCAATTTGCAATTTATGGA AAGGGAAACCTGAAGTTATCCAAGTATACAATTGCGATATTTGTTGGTGTGTGGTTCATTGCTGCTGTTTGTTTTTTCATAGCATTGCCTACCAAATCTTGGCTTTGGCTTATCTCCATTTTCAA TTCAATTCAAGTGTTTATGACCCTCATCAAATACTTTCCCCAG GCATTAATGAACTTCATGAGAAAGAGCACAGATGGATTTAGCATTGGCAGCATTCTGCTTGATTTTTCAGGAGGTGTCTTAAATTATTCACAAATGGTTGTGCAATCTATAGGTCAAG aTTCATGGATGAATTTCTATGGTAACATTGGTAAAGTAATGATATCTTTG GTATCTATAGTCTATGATACAATTTTAATGTGTCAACATTATGTACTATATCCTCACAAGAAAGTGCTTACTActtctgaaaattctgaagaaatCAAGAAACCATTGATTAGTTCAAGTCCAATAGATGAACAAATTAATGATTCTGTATGA